From the genome of Chionomys nivalis chromosome 19, mChiNiv1.1, whole genome shotgun sequence, one region includes:
- the LOC130862109 gene encoding 60S ribosomal protein L10 translates to MGRRPARCYRYCKNKPYPKSRFCRGVPDAKIRIFDLGRKKAKVDEFPLCGHMVSDEYEQLSSEALEAARICANKYMVKSCGKDGFHIRVRLHPFHVIRINKMLSCAGADRLQTGMRGAFGKPQGTVARVHIGQVIMSIRTKLQNKEHVIEALRRAKFKFPGRQKIHISKKWGFTKFNADEFEDMVAEKRLIPDGCGVKYIPNRGPLDKWRALHS, encoded by the coding sequence ATGGGTCGCCGCCCCGCCCGGTGTTACCGGTATTGTAAGAACAAGCCGTACCCAAAGTCTCGCTTCTGCCGAGGTGTCCCTGATGCTAAAATCCGCATCTTTGACTTGGGACGGAAGAAGGCAAAAGTTGATGAATTCCCGCTTTGTGGCCACATGGTGTCAGATGAATACGAACAACTCTCTTCCGAAGCTCTGGAGGCTGCCCGTATTTGTGCCAACAAATACATGGTAAAGAGTTGTGGCAAGGATGGCTTTCATATTCGAGTGAGGCTTCACCCCTTTCATGTCATCCGAATCAACAAGATGTTGTCCTGTGCTGGGGCTGACAGGCTCCAGACAGGCATGCGTGGTGCCTTTGGGAAGCCCCAGGGCACAGTGGCCAGGGTTCACATTGGCCAGGTCATCATGTCCATCCGCACTAAGCTGCAAAATAAGGAACATGTGATTGAGGCTCTTCGTAGAGCCAAGTTCAAATTCCCTGGCCGCCAGAAGATCCACATCTCAAAGAAATGGGGCTTTACTAAGTTTAATGCAGATGAATTTGAAGATATGGTTGCTGAGAAGCGACTCATTCCTGATGGCTGTGGGGTCAAATATATTCCTAATCGTGGTCCCCTGGACAAGTGGCGAGCCCTACACTCCTGA